One region of Petrotoga sp. 9PW.55.5.1 genomic DNA includes:
- a CDS encoding sugar MFS transporter yields the protein MKQKNVRTFIYLTMIIYSMVMNSLAPLMTSIQERFSVSVAISSALPFISTLGTMISNFIGSFFISQIGYKTFLIGAMTLQIVGLITFATAANFILIITAVFLLGLATGATFMTLTSAYSHLDRNYQNFGFLNASFGIGGIIGPLIVSLFLTFNFDFRFVYFVHLILGLALYIITIIFKPIQNIKYESIKLKEAVGIIRRKFVYLSLLIFLLYSGTEIGIITWSANLFHDVFNYSKEVSSIIISLFWIVFTFGRAITEFLNQKLTELGTILYFSISLIVSVALLLIFQNYIFFLFIGFSLSPIFPSIQKYTNQHLPKRILGMYNGLAFGSTGIGAMIIATSMGIIGDINFNIAYAIPFLTFSMMIIINHRLALEQVPES from the coding sequence TTGAAACAAAAAAATGTTAGAACTTTTATTTACTTAACAATGATCATTTATTCTATGGTTATGAATTCTCTTGCTCCTCTTATGACTTCTATTCAAGAAAGGTTCTCTGTATCGGTTGCTATCTCTTCAGCTTTGCCGTTTATAAGCACTTTAGGAACTATGATTTCAAATTTTATTGGAAGTTTTTTTATTTCTCAAATTGGTTATAAGACTTTCTTAATAGGGGCTATGACTCTTCAAATCGTTGGTTTAATTACTTTTGCAACGGCAGCTAATTTTATATTGATAATAACCGCAGTATTTCTACTTGGGTTAGCAACAGGAGCTACTTTTATGACTTTAACCTCTGCATACTCTCACCTTGATAGAAATTACCAAAACTTCGGTTTTTTAAACGCTAGTTTTGGTATAGGGGGTATTATTGGTCCTTTGATTGTAAGCTTATTTCTAACGTTTAATTTTGATTTTAGATTCGTATATTTTGTTCATCTTATTTTAGGTTTAGCACTTTACATCATTACAATAATATTTAAACCCATACAAAATATTAAATATGAAAGTATTAAATTAAAAGAAGCAGTAGGCATAATAAGAAGAAAATTTGTCTATCTATCCCTGCTTATATTCTTATTATATTCAGGAACAGAGATTGGAATAATAACATGGAGTGCAAACTTATTTCATGATGTATTTAATTACTCTAAAGAGGTCTCTTCAATTATTATTAGTTTATTTTGGATAGTTTTTACTTTTGGACGAGCTATTACGGAATTTTTAAATCAAAAATTAACAGAGTTAGGAACTATACTATATTTTTCAATCTCTTTGATTGTAAGTGTGGCGCTTCTCTTAATTTTCCAAAATTATATCTTTTTTCTATTCATAGGATTCAGTTTATCTCCAATCTTTCCAAGCATTCAAAAATATACTAATCAACATTTGCCAAAAAGAATCTTAGGAATGTATAATGGACTTGCCTTTGGTTCTACAGGTATTGGTGCGATGATAATTGCAACCTCTATGGGTATAATTGGCGATATAAATTTCAACATAGCCTATGCAATCCCTTTTTTAACTTTTAGTATGATGATTATTATTAACCATCGATTGGCACTTGAGCAGGTTCCCGAATCCTAA
- the nfi gene encoding endonuclease V, with protein sequence MNYKMIHDFDLSPKEMVKLQNQLAQYIEITPFKGNPKIVSGVDLSFKKDEAIAVIVTMDYDKLSLIDVTYTIDKITFRYIPGLLAFRELPIFLKAWKKLQIDPDIVFFDGQGLAHPRRMGIATHASFFIEKPTIGIAKSKLVGNYTEPSKEKGNYSYLYHNKEKIGIVLRTKDNVKPVFVSPGNRVDFNNTLEFSLHFTLKYKVPEITRQAHLYSQYLKQR encoded by the coding sequence TTGAATTACAAAATGATTCATGATTTTGATCTATCCCCAAAAGAGATGGTTAAGTTACAGAATCAATTAGCTCAATACATTGAAATAACTCCCTTTAAGGGCAACCCTAAGATAGTAAGTGGTGTGGATTTATCTTTTAAAAAAGATGAAGCCATAGCTGTAATAGTTACGATGGATTATGATAAATTATCTTTAATTGATGTTACTTATACTATTGATAAAATAACTTTCCGCTACATTCCAGGTTTACTTGCTTTTCGTGAATTGCCAATATTTCTAAAAGCGTGGAAAAAACTGCAGATAGATCCAGATATTGTTTTCTTTGATGGCCAAGGATTAGCACATCCAAGAAGAATGGGAATAGCTACCCACGCCTCATTTTTCATCGAAAAACCTACAATAGGAATAGCAAAATCTAAATTAGTTGGAAATTACACTGAACCCAGTAAAGAAAAAGGAAATTACTCTTACTTATATCATAACAAGGAAAAAATAGGCATAGTCTTAAGAACAAAAGACAATGTAAAACCTGTTTTTGTATCTCCTGGAAATAGAGTTGATTTTAATAATACCCTAGAATTTAGCCTACACTTCACACTAAAATATAAGGTACCTGAAATAACAAGACAGGCTCACTTATACAGCCAGTACTTAAAACAGAGGTGA
- a CDS encoding thermonuclease family protein: protein MKKIFSLLLILLLLTTIHSNTIEPILFPDVESLEQVKIRSVIDGDTISTFKYDNNIRLIGIDAPETKSGSKPMGEYSYESYQFVKNKLLKEANRNAYLEFDENMYDNYGRILAYVYYEDEEGYLLLLNEEILKEGLARPLFYEDTSKWQDVFVEAYTYAYENRRGIFEKYDDDNILIDETELSKKDVGKIRWVKTKVKDVKLEKSGFYKIISENEIFYYGVRRQEFEAFFDEYNLYDLKGKEAMFYGEIWIDHQTNQYEILGRAPFEIK, encoded by the coding sequence ATGAAAAAGATATTTTCGCTCCTATTAATATTGTTATTACTTACCACTATACACTCTAATACAATTGAACCTATTTTATTTCCTGATGTTGAATCGTTAGAACAAGTAAAAATTAGGTCTGTAATTGATGGTGATACTATCTCTACTTTTAAATACGATAACAATATACGTTTAATAGGAATAGACGCCCCAGAAACAAAATCAGGAAGTAAACCTATGGGAGAATATAGTTATGAATCTTATCAGTTTGTTAAAAACAAATTACTAAAAGAAGCAAATAGAAACGCATATCTGGAATTTGATGAAAATATGTACGACAATTATGGTAGGATCCTAGCATATGTTTATTATGAAGATGAAGAAGGTTATCTACTTCTTTTAAACGAAGAAATATTGAAAGAAGGCCTTGCAAGACCCCTATTTTATGAAGATACTTCAAAATGGCAGGATGTCTTTGTTGAAGCTTATACCTATGCATATGAAAACAGAAGAGGTATCTTTGAAAAATACGATGATGATAATATTTTAATTGACGAAACTGAACTATCAAAAAAAGACGTGGGAAAGATAAGATGGGTAAAAACCAAGGTAAAAGATGTGAAGCTTGAAAAATCGGGTTTTTACAAAATAATTTCAGAGAACGAAATATTTTACTATGGGGTTAGAAGGCAAGAGTTTGAAGCTTTCTTTGACGAATATAATTTATACGATCTAAAAGGAAAAGAAGCAATGTTTTATGGGGAAATATGGATAGATCATCAAACAAATCAATATGAAATATTAGGAAGAGCGCCTTTTGAAATAAAATAA
- the ispF gene encoding 2-C-methyl-D-erythritol 2,4-cyclodiphosphate synthase, which yields MLRIGLGYDVHPFVENRKLILGGVEIYHTDGWGLAGHSDGDVFFHCIIDALLGMCSMGSIGEYFPETYEFKNINSGVLLKRTWDMINKKYKINLNNIDSVVISKSVKIIPIAENIKNNLSKILNLNPQKINLKGKSGNGLGVGGEDKGIEVYCTILGDVVELQNDS from the coding sequence ATGTTGCGAATAGGTTTGGGATATGATGTTCACCCCTTCGTTGAAAATAGAAAATTAATTCTTGGCGGAGTCGAGATATATCACACAGATGGTTGGGGTTTAGCAGGCCATTCAGATGGTGATGTTTTTTTTCATTGTATAATAGATGCTTTGTTAGGAATGTGTTCTATGGGATCTATTGGTGAATACTTCCCAGAAACCTATGAATTTAAAAATATAAACAGTGGAGTTCTTCTAAAAAGAACATGGGATATGATAAATAAAAAGTACAAAATTAATTTAAATAACATCGATTCAGTTGTTATATCTAAAAGTGTAAAGATCATACCAATTGCTGAAAATATAAAAAACAATTTATCTAAGATATTAAATTTAAATCCCCAAAAAATAAATTTAAAAGGAAAAAGTGGAAACGGCTTAGGAGTAGGTGGGGAGGATAAAGGTATTGAAGTCTACTGTACTATTTTAGGTGATGTAGTTGAATTACAAAATGATTCATGA
- a CDS encoding acetamidase/formamidase family protein — protein MLKLEKEHSIYLFSPNNSPVIKVKPKEKIIIETMDALSDEITFEDQPFEAINWDRVNPATGPIFIEDGEIGDILEVKIEKINITRDYGVMLTGKDMGVLGNEFEKNYIKIVPIKNNKAYLFDYEIPIEPMIGVIGTAPKDKEIPCGTPGEHGGNMDCKIIKEGSTIYLPINVKGALFALGDLHAIMGDGEVCVTGVEIPAEVEVTFNIIKNKNWKLPMVKTNDKIITIASKKTLDEAAFSATKNMVEYLEAEYYFTKEKAMFLLSATGDLRICQVVDPLKTVRMELPLEILSRKGE, from the coding sequence TTGCTAAAGTTAGAAAAAGAACATTCTATATATTTATTTTCTCCTAATAATAGTCCTGTAATTAAGGTAAAACCCAAAGAAAAAATAATTATAGAAACCATGGATGCTTTAAGTGACGAAATAACGTTTGAAGATCAACCTTTTGAAGCTATAAATTGGGATAGAGTGAATCCAGCAACTGGGCCAATCTTTATAGAAGACGGGGAAATAGGAGATATTTTAGAAGTAAAAATTGAAAAAATTAATATCACACGAGATTATGGTGTAATGTTAACAGGTAAAGATATGGGAGTATTGGGAAACGAATTTGAAAAAAACTATATAAAAATAGTTCCCATAAAAAATAACAAAGCTTATTTATTTGATTATGAAATCCCTATAGAGCCAATGATAGGAGTTATTGGCACTGCCCCTAAAGATAAAGAAATACCTTGCGGGACTCCAGGTGAACATGGTGGAAACATGGATTGTAAAATTATTAAAGAAGGTTCAACAATTTATTTACCTATAAATGTTAAAGGCGCCTTGTTTGCACTTGGGGATCTTCATGCAATAATGGGGGATGGAGAAGTTTGTGTCACAGGTGTTGAAATACCCGCAGAAGTGGAGGTAACTTTTAATATTATAAAAAACAAAAATTGGAAGTTACCCATGGTAAAAACAAACGATAAAATTATTACAATAGCTTCAAAAAAAACTTTAGATGAAGCCGCTTTTTCAGCCACAAAAAACATGGTAGAATATCTTGAAGCAGAATATTATTTTACGAAAGAAAAAGCGATGTTCTTACTCAGCGCTACTGGAGATTTAAGAATCTGTCAAGTGGTGGATCCTCTAAAAACTGTAAGAATGGAACTACCTTTAGAAATCCTATCAAGAAAAGGAGAATAG
- a CDS encoding AEC family transporter, producing MSALINFIIIAVLGNISKKFLPENTGSTISFLIINFTLPMTIFIGISSSKIDISKLFFILIGFFGGLLIFFGGKLLISLLKIKDPNIETVMLLSFTGLNIGLFMYPLAEMLWGIESIKYFALYDFGNSFLTFGVGKSVAEGKGGKFNIKDLFKFPPFIALLLAFILNGINLPEVILSPMMLIKNANNFLIMFLVGFYFNIFSLKTHKKILSLSVLAKYSLGFIISLFTLLIPVDSSLERISLFLSPLMPSAMMVIVYSVKNKYDSELASSYVSLTTLISFIIVFSVTAIIGF from the coding sequence GTGTCAGCATTAATAAATTTTATAATAATTGCAGTTCTTGGCAATATTTCAAAAAAGTTTTTACCCGAGAATACCGGTAGTACAATTAGTTTCTTAATTATTAATTTCACACTTCCTATGACAATTTTTATTGGAATTTCATCATCTAAGATCGATATTTCAAAGCTCTTTTTTATACTAATTGGCTTCTTTGGAGGATTGTTAATATTTTTTGGGGGAAAACTATTAATAAGCTTATTAAAAATAAAAGATCCAAATATCGAAACAGTAATGCTTTTGTCTTTTACGGGCTTAAATATTGGTTTGTTTATGTATCCCTTGGCAGAGATGTTATGGGGAATAGAGTCAATAAAATATTTTGCCTTATATGATTTTGGAAACAGTTTTCTGACTTTTGGCGTAGGAAAATCTGTGGCTGAGGGTAAAGGTGGAAAGTTCAATATAAAGGACTTGTTTAAGTTTCCACCTTTTATAGCTTTACTTTTAGCTTTTATACTTAATGGTATAAATTTACCCGAGGTTATTTTGTCACCGATGATGTTAATAAAGAACGCAAACAACTTTCTAATAATGTTTTTAGTAGGATTCTATTTTAATATATTTTCACTTAAAACTCACAAAAAGATTCTTTCTTTATCAGTTCTTGCAAAATACTCACTGGGATTTATTATTTCATTATTTACTTTATTGATACCTGTAGATTCAAGTCTTGAGAGAATATCTCTTTTTTTGTCCCCTTTAATGCCAAGTGCTATGATGGTAATAGTATACTCTGTTAAAAACAAATATGATTCTGAACTTGCTAGTAGTTATGTCAGTTTAACAACTCTTATTTCTTTTATTATTGTTTTTTCGGTAACAGCGATAATTGGATTTTGA
- a CDS encoding YifB family Mg chelatase-like AAA ATPase, whose translation MKYSKIKTGCINGFKVEDILVEIDINSRSTQQTFKIVGMPSTAVLESEKRVMSAIRNVGFSLPNGSIVSNLSPTSLRKDGSHFDLPIAVSLLEASQQIKELNSNYYIFGELGLNGDVRPVSGIALFLMYIKERDKNAKFIIPRGNEGESAFVNKKDVLVVDNLKDIENISINLFDSYSPNYEKPAYDSYNLDFKEIRGQLFAKRGIEIAASGFHNVLMRGTPGSGKTMIAKRLPTILPDMTKQEIIESTMIYSVAGYMNMIIEKRPFRSPHHTASSASIIGGGAVPKPGEISLAHNGVLFMDEFPEYRTDVIESLRQPLEDGEVTVTRAKSVANYPAKFMLIASQNPCPCGYYGDKEIECTCNMNQILNYNRKISGPILDRIDLRIDIPRVKIDELMSKEEGESSEEIKERVSKTFQIQIKRQNKLNGKLTNKELKKHANLSEKAENFLRQAANNLKLTARSVNRIIRISRTIADSFESNYIELSHVSEALNYRGGKIV comes from the coding sequence ATGAAATATTCCAAGATTAAAACAGGATGTATAAATGGTTTCAAAGTTGAAGATATTTTGGTAGAAATAGACATAAACTCTCGTTCCACTCAACAAACATTCAAAATAGTCGGAATGCCTTCCACCGCCGTTTTGGAAAGTGAAAAAAGGGTTATGAGTGCCATAAGGAACGTGGGTTTTTCTCTGCCGAATGGTTCAATAGTTTCCAATCTTTCACCAACTTCTTTAAGAAAAGACGGATCACATTTCGACCTTCCAATAGCAGTTTCACTTCTTGAAGCTTCACAACAAATAAAAGAATTAAACAGCAATTATTATATTTTCGGGGAGTTAGGATTAAACGGTGATGTGAGACCAGTTTCGGGTATAGCTCTTTTTTTGATGTATATAAAAGAAAGAGATAAAAACGCAAAGTTCATTATCCCCCGCGGAAACGAAGGGGAAAGCGCCTTTGTAAATAAAAAAGATGTCCTAGTTGTCGATAATTTAAAAGACATTGAAAACATATCAATCAATCTTTTTGATAGTTATTCTCCAAATTATGAAAAACCTGCATATGATTCATATAATCTTGATTTTAAAGAAATAAGGGGTCAACTTTTTGCAAAAAGAGGAATTGAAATAGCGGCTAGCGGTTTTCACAATGTATTAATGAGGGGAACCCCGGGCTCTGGAAAAACTATGATAGCCAAAAGGTTACCTACTATATTACCCGATATGACAAAGCAAGAGATAATAGAGTCAACCATGATTTATTCTGTTGCTGGGTATATGAACATGATAATCGAAAAAAGACCCTTTAGATCTCCACATCACACAGCCTCTTCTGCTTCTATAATAGGAGGAGGAGCCGTACCAAAACCCGGTGAGATAAGTCTGGCTCATAATGGTGTTTTATTCATGGATGAATTTCCAGAATACCGAACAGATGTAATAGAATCCTTAAGACAACCTCTAGAAGACGGAGAAGTAACCGTAACTAGGGCAAAATCTGTTGCAAATTATCCAGCAAAATTCATGCTCATAGCCTCACAAAATCCATGTCCTTGTGGATATTATGGCGATAAAGAGATAGAATGTACTTGTAATATGAATCAGATTCTTAATTATAACCGAAAGATATCTGGACCTATCTTAGACAGGATAGACCTTAGAATAGATATCCCAAGGGTGAAGATAGACGAACTCATGTCTAAAGAAGAAGGAGAAAGTTCAGAAGAAATAAAAGAAAGGGTTTCAAAAACTTTTCAAATACAGATAAAAAGGCAAAATAAATTGAATGGAAAACTCACAAATAAAGAGTTAAAAAAACATGCTAACCTTTCAGAAAAAGCGGAGAATTTCCTAAGACAGGCTGCGAATAATTTAAAATTAACAGCAAGATCAGTAAATAGAATAATAAGAATCTCACGTACAATAGCAGATAGTTTTGAATCAAATTATATCGAGTTATCTCACGTATCTGAAGCTTTAAACTATAGGGGCGGTAAAATAGTATGA
- the dnaN gene encoding DNA polymerase III subunit beta — translation MSFEIETQVLRHAVELTNNAVSRKTTNPILRGVKLSVEEDFLHIYATDLQTGFHKFLKVKNNDGPFSTVVEQRIFFEVLSNLNSETVKLTLDGVLKISSGNSTFRLPTMDPDEFPSLTFDVTGSDTSIDRVTLSEMMEKVMFCALKEANSLSKNLNAVYWDFRKGGFLNLVATDSFRLGLSEKKLEDDNRLSSFLLSLKSMEELKTIISTAKTEKIKIIQADSQILFNFEDDNNELIFNIIDSEFPDYLQIMPKSFLTKIKAKTSDFLFIMKRMSITAGRDEYTLLNIQDGVIRFYASSPEVGEAREEIEIDQEGGNIEIAYSPRFFREALEKIETVEFEFNISGEETPTILKPLEDNSYMYIVMPKRKA, via the coding sequence ATGTCTTTTGAAATTGAAACACAAGTTCTAAGGCATGCTGTAGAACTAACAAATAATGCAGTTTCAAGGAAAACAACAAATCCAATATTAAGAGGTGTCAAATTATCAGTTGAAGAAGATTTTTTGCATATCTATGCAACAGATTTACAAACTGGATTTCATAAGTTTTTAAAAGTTAAAAATAATGATGGCCCTTTTTCTACAGTTGTTGAACAAAGAATATTTTTTGAAGTATTATCTAACTTAAACTCTGAAACAGTAAAACTGACTTTGGATGGAGTATTAAAAATTTCTTCTGGGAATTCGACTTTTCGTTTACCTACCATGGACCCGGATGAATTTCCATCATTAACATTTGATGTTACTGGAAGTGATACTTCTATCGACAGAGTCACTCTCTCAGAAATGATGGAAAAGGTTATGTTCTGTGCATTGAAAGAAGCAAATAGCTTATCTAAAAATTTAAACGCTGTTTACTGGGACTTTCGTAAAGGTGGATTTTTGAATTTAGTAGCAACTGATAGTTTTAGATTAGGTCTTTCTGAAAAGAAGTTAGAGGACGATAACAGACTATCTTCATTTCTTTTATCCCTTAAAAGTATGGAAGAGTTGAAAACTATTATTTCAACTGCAAAAACAGAAAAGATTAAAATAATTCAAGCCGACTCTCAAATACTTTTTAACTTTGAAGATGACAATAATGAATTGATTTTCAACATTATAGACTCGGAATTTCCAGACTACTTACAAATAATGCCAAAAAGTTTTTTAACAAAAATTAAAGCTAAAACCTCTGATTTTTTATTTATCATGAAAAGGATGTCAATAACTGCAGGACGTGATGAATATACTCTGCTAAACATACAAGACGGAGTTATCAGATTTTATGCGAGTTCACCGGAAGTTGGAGAGGCAAGAGAAGAAATTGAAATAGATCAAGAAGGCGGAAATATTGAAATTGCCTACTCTCCAAGATTTTTCAGAGAGGCTTTGGAAAAAATAGAAACTGTTGAGTTTGAATTTAATATATCTGGTGAAGAAACTCCAACGATTTTAAAACCTCTTGAAGATAACAGTTATATGTACATAGTGATGCCTAAAAGGAAAGCTTGA
- a CDS encoding exodeoxyribonuclease V subunit beta yields the protein MKLTLKKVDVYKEIENPNRNFFISASAGTGKTYILTQYYIKILEKNFPNSDIIDNILTVTFTNKAASEMKDRILENISKKLDEKPPYGINELDWHRYWNEIKINFPRSWIRTIDSFCSRIIRENNISIGVDPNFTIINTFQNDREIERSVYSALRLVLEIYENKKIDWLNFLSPKRRESIENYIKEINSEKIRFKNAFKELLKNFGLESLENALKEIMQKWRLEMTKSLIIDDLELDDKSLSKIYTDFLWLFKYISLIATEFYLGLTVDSFLFDFKAVLEKVLSEFENKDWLLKKYQNKFKYVIVDEYQDTNYLQKEIFDQIHTKDNFFFYVGDRKQSIYRFRGADVSVFSRTLTDAENSKEEVLLGELTINRRSHKEIVDFANYIAKKSLFKKEILNSNGIDHVLLENLSFHNGDISSYDLDPLSSEKIPILSNKDNKRVKYLLIEPTEEESLTNKDHRITYEVEATARAIKKLIGKEMDFKERKENEVNYERRKIEPKDIAVLLREMSSTEKVIREIFSKYNIPFYIFGSKSFYTRAEIQAIFAAINTIQNPYNDYQFVRYMMSLLVGMSFQELDKLVENREGSLYETFEKIEDQFPEDIKNSYETLKKYKDIKYYLSPSSILKGIIYENDYFSKLALTNEPEVCISNVKKLISQSEEYNSIANSFSELIRFLKKASTISEEEASLEDEQSNSVKVMTIHKAKGLEFPIVFLLGLHNSISQKKNSNNNKDYIEFSIPDSDGNRYYLLKKVFDENLENTDHWLLKWFKNNEFLNNTEANRLAYVGITRAKDVLIPVIVDNQKNESLNNFFSMAKNSNINIINHYDIEEIDIEVIDSKTKTSDDTFQDIPPENLKDLTNLSYKKYIAPTYLIREVKPSELELIEDLNYSPNYTQADFDPSNIFSDEELIFRGSDLHAKLNSAQNISHIKNMIENGELPQGFDEIEIIKKAFTPNQKKIIKNEWRLMKQIKVKNREYMLFGIPDKVIIENGEIEILDYKYSELDNPNKIKDYNFQIQFYLYLLSDFGTPKKGYIVSIKRLKKPIIFDYDPNFEETLFDMISKIYNSGDD from the coding sequence ATGAAATTGACCTTAAAAAAAGTTGACGTATATAAAGAAATAGAAAATCCTAACAGGAATTTTTTTATTTCTGCATCTGCAGGTACAGGAAAAACTTATATACTAACTCAATATTATATAAAAATCTTAGAAAAAAATTTTCCTAACTCAGATATTATAGACAATATATTAACTGTTACCTTCACAAATAAAGCTGCTTCAGAAATGAAAGATAGAATACTTGAAAATATTTCTAAAAAGTTAGATGAAAAACCGCCATACGGTATCAATGAATTAGACTGGCATAGATACTGGAATGAGATAAAAATAAACTTCCCTAGATCGTGGATAAGAACAATCGATAGTTTTTGTTCAAGAATTATCAGAGAAAATAATATCTCTATTGGAGTTGATCCAAATTTTACTATTATAAACACTTTTCAAAACGATAGAGAAATCGAGAGATCTGTTTATTCTGCACTGAGATTAGTATTGGAAATATACGAGAACAAAAAAATAGATTGGTTAAATTTCCTATCCCCAAAAAGAAGAGAAAGTATTGAAAATTATATAAAGGAAATAAATAGTGAAAAAATAAGATTTAAAAATGCTTTTAAAGAGTTGCTAAAGAATTTTGGATTGGAGTCTTTAGAAAATGCTTTAAAGGAAATAATGCAAAAATGGCGACTTGAAATGACAAAATCCTTAATTATCGATGATTTAGAACTAGATGATAAAAGTCTTTCAAAAATTTATACAGATTTCTTATGGCTTTTTAAGTATATATCCCTTATAGCAACCGAATTTTACTTAGGTTTAACCGTAGATTCTTTCTTGTTTGACTTCAAGGCGGTTTTAGAAAAAGTATTATCAGAATTTGAAAACAAAGATTGGTTACTTAAAAAATATCAAAATAAGTTTAAATATGTAATAGTAGACGAATATCAAGACACTAATTATCTTCAAAAAGAGATATTTGACCAAATCCACACAAAAGATAATTTCTTTTTCTACGTCGGTGATAGAAAGCAGTCTATATATCGTTTTAGAGGCGCTGATGTTTCGGTTTTTTCCCGTACTTTAACAGATGCAGAAAATTCTAAAGAAGAGGTCCTTCTAGGTGAACTTACTATCAACAGGCGCTCTCATAAAGAAATAGTAGATTTTGCAAATTATATAGCTAAAAAATCTCTTTTCAAAAAAGAAATACTTAATTCTAATGGAATAGATCATGTTCTTTTAGAAAATCTTTCTTTTCATAATGGAGATATTTCATCGTACGATCTTGATCCCTTATCCTCAGAAAAGATCCCAATTTTGTCAAATAAAGATAATAAAAGAGTAAAATATCTATTGATAGAACCAACCGAGGAAGAGTCACTAACTAACAAGGATCATCGTATAACATATGAAGTTGAAGCAACTGCCAGGGCTATCAAAAAGCTAATCGGCAAAGAGATGGATTTTAAAGAAAGGAAAGAAAACGAGGTTAATTATGAACGAAGAAAAATAGAACCTAAAGATATAGCCGTATTATTAAGAGAAATGAGCTCAACAGAAAAAGTTATAAGAGAAATTTTCTCTAAATATAATATCCCCTTTTATATTTTTGGAAGTAAATCTTTTTATACAAGGGCTGAAATACAGGCTATTTTTGCTGCTATAAACACTATTCAAAACCCTTACAACGATTACCAATTTGTTCGGTACATGATGTCCCTTTTGGTTGGAATGAGTTTCCAAGAACTTGACAAATTAGTAGAAAATAGAGAAGGAAGTTTGTATGAAACCTTTGAAAAAATAGAAGACCAATTTCCAGAAGATATAAAAAATAGTTACGAGACCTTGAAAAAGTACAAAGATATAAAATATTATTTATCTCCTTCTTCTATATTAAAGGGTATAATCTACGAAAATGATTATTTCTCTAAACTAGCTTTAACAAACGAACCTGAAGTTTGTATTTCAAACGTAAAAAAACTAATAAGTCAATCAGAAGAATACAACTCCATTGCAAATTCTTTTTCTGAATTGATAAGATTTTTGAAAAAAGCTTCTACTATTTCAGAAGAGGAAGCTTCCTTGGAAGATGAACAATCAAACAGCGTAAAAGTAATGACAATCCATAAAGCTAAAGGTTTAGAATTTCCAATAGTTTTTCTGTTGGGGTTACATAATTCTATAAGCCAAAAGAAAAACAGTAATAACAACAAAGATTATATTGAATTTTCAATACCTGATTCTGATGGCAACAGATATTACCTATTAAAAAAAGTATTCGATGAAAATTTAGAAAACACAGATCACTGGCTATTAAAATGGTTTAAAAACAACGAATTTTTGAACAATACTGAAGCCAATAGATTAGCATATGTTGGTATAACAAGAGCAAAAGATGTGTTAATACCTGTAATAGTAGACAACCAAAAAAACGAATCTCTAAATAACTTTTTTTCAATGGCCAAAAATTCAAATATAAATATTATTAATCACTATGACATTGAAGAAATTGATATTGAAGTTATTGACTCTAAAACTAAAACAAGTGATGATACATTTCAAGATATCCCGCCTGAAAATTTAAAAGATTTAACAAATCTTTCATACAAAAAATATATTGCTCCAACTTATCTTATTAGAGAAGTAAAACCATCAGAATTAGAATTGATAGAAGATTTAAACTACTCACCAAATTATACACAAGCTGATTTTGATCCAAGTAATATTTTTTCTGATGAAGAGTTAATTTTTAGGGGTTCCGACCTTCATGCAAAACTTAACAGTGCTCAAAATATAAGTCATATTAAAAATATGATAGAAAATGGAGAACTCCCTCAAGGTTTTGACGAAATTGAAATCATAAAAAAAGCCTTCACTCCTAATCAAAAAAAGATAATAAAAAACGAATGGAGATTGATGAAACAGATTAAAGTTAAAAATAGAGAATACATGCTTTTTGGTATACCTGACAAAGTAATTATTGAAAATGGTGAGATAGAAATTCTTGATTATAAATATTCAGAACTAGACAATCCTAATAAAATAAAAGACTATAACTTCCAAATACAATTCTACCTATACCTGTTATCTGATTTTGGGACTCCGAAAAAAGGTTACATTGTAAGCATTAAAAGGTTGAAAAAACCTATAATTTTTGATTATGACCCGAATTTTGAAGAAACATTATTTGATATGATTTCTAAAATATATAATAGTGGGGATGATTGA